The following coding sequences lie in one Arachis ipaensis cultivar K30076 chromosome B05, Araip1.1, whole genome shotgun sequence genomic window:
- the LOC110262609 gene encoding uncharacterized protein LOC110262609, with protein MSQNDRPEAPSPATVANGSAAAKEENPVARALVSSSKAEAESEQGAQSGGVRRLAIDVLPNGFHRAGEVPSAEHAQCATNTRYMPRVAQTRISPTEIRGALGSVNQLFICIGILAALVAGLPLAGNPI; from the exons ATGTCACAAAACGACCGCCCGGAGGCGCCGTCCCCGGCGACAGTGGCAAACGGCTCCGCGGCGGCGAAGGAGGAGAATCCAGTTGCGAGGGCGTTGGTTTCTTCGAGCAAGGCTGAGGCTGAATCCGAACAAGGAGCACAAAGCGGAGGAGTACGAAGACTTGCAATTGATGTACTGCCCAACGGTTTTCACCGCGCTGGAGAGGTACCTTCCGCCGAACATGCTCAATGCGCGACGAACACAAGGTATATGCCCCGCGTAGCGCAGACCAGA ATTTCTCCAACTGAAATTCGCGGTGCGCTTGGATCTGTTAATCAACTTTTTATATGTATTGGGATTCTTGCAGCATTAGTAGCCGGTTTGCCTCTTGCAGGAAATCCTATATG A